From one Labeo rohita strain BAU-BD-2019 chromosome 8, IGBB_LRoh.1.0, whole genome shotgun sequence genomic stretch:
- the prlhr2a gene encoding prolactin releasing hormone receptor 2a, producing the protein MDGSGGEWLSTPVPSCCLENATVENSSMGQIYEVVLQSTNTTKRNPQFVGVELLQSFKPLIIPCYALVVLVGVFGNYLLLYVICHTKKMHNVTNFFIGNLAFSDMLMCATCVPFTLAYAFNPRGWVFGRFMCYLVFLIQPVTVYVSVFTLTAIGVDRYYATVHPLKKRISVLACTYLLSGIWILSCGLVAPAVAHTYHVEFKDEGFTICEEFWMGQEKERLAYAYSTLFITYVLPLSALCISYLCISVKLRNCVVPGHRTQSQAEAQRARKRKTFRLVSLVVAAFGICWLPISVFNVLRDIDIDLIDKRYFLLIQLLCHLCGMSSSCCNPFLYAWLHDRFRAELRKMFTCHRRIGIGIPANNCATASVVL; encoded by the exons ATGGATGGCAGTGGCGGCGAATGGCTCAGCACTCCCGTGCCCTCGTGTTGTCTGGAAAACGCCACCGTGGAGAATTCCAGCATGGGCCAAATCTACGAAGTCGTGCTCCAGTCTACAAACACGACTAAGCGCAATCCACAGTTTGTTGGCGTGGAGCTCCTTCAGTCTTTTAAACCCCTCATCATCCCGTGCTACGCTCTCGTGGTCCTGGTTGGAGTTTTCGGGAACTACCTGCTGCTTTACGTCATCTGTCACACCAAAAAAATGCACAACGTGACCAACTTCTTCATTGGTAACCTAGCGTTTTCTGATATGCTGATGTGTGCGACCTGCGTGCCCTTTACGCTGGCGTACGCTTTTAACCCTCGCGGGTGGGTTTTTGGAAGATTCATGTGCTACCTGGTGTTCCTCATTCAGCCGGTGACGGTGTACGTGTCGGTATTCACACTCACAGCTATTGGGGTGGACAG ATACTACGCTACTGTTCATCCACTGAAGAAGCGCATCTCAGTTCTGGCCTGCACTTATCTTCTCTCCGGGATCTGGATTCTGTCATGTGGTCTGGTAGCTCCTGCTGTGGCCCACACATACCATGTGGAGTTCAAAGACGAAGGTTTCACCATCTGTGAGGAGTTCTGGATGGGTCAGGAGAAAGAGCGGCTAGCCTACGCTTACAGCACGCTCTTTATCACCTACGTTCTTCCTCTGTCCGCGCTTTGCATCTCCTACTTGTGCATTTCGGTGAAGCTTCGTAACTGCGTGGTGCCAGGTCATCGCACCCAGAGCCAAGCGGAAGCCCAGCGGGCTCGGAAACGCAAGACGTTTCGTCTGGTGTCCTTGGTCGTCGCTGCTTTTGGCATCTGCTGGCTGCCGATAAGCGTCTTCAATGTTCTTCGGGACATTGATATAGATCTGATCGACAAGCGCTACTTTCTTCTGATTCAGCTGTTGTGTCACTTGTGTGGGATGAGTTCATCTTGTTGTAACCCGTTTTTATACGCATGGCTCCATGATCGTTTCAGGGCAGAACTGCGCAAGATGTTCACCTGCCATCGACGGATTGGCATCGGGATTCCCGCAAACAACTGCGCCACCGCTAGCGTGGTTCTCTGA